The following proteins come from a genomic window of Blastococcus sp. HT6-30:
- the sufD gene encoding Fe-S cluster assembly protein SufD, protein MSASPENTSTTDLTTVPATLASELFAPGVGAQAGPPTTPAEGTGSAGQAAPGAHSHGGPAPTGSPAERFTSTDPDAFGVPTGREETWRFTPMKRIRPLLDGAPSDAHLTWITDLPEGVELIHAEAGDPLLKGLPDPVDRLAALARQRSGGAAVVRVPAEAQLDRPVTLGLAGTGSDEVVWGQLVVEVGAFAKATVVLDHTGLARYAGGVTVLAGDSAHVTLVSVQDWAPGAVHGAQYDAVVGRDASFKQVVVTLGGDLVRLVSNVQYAGPGGSAELFGVYFADETQHQEHRLWVDHAVPNCTSNVLYKGALQGESARTVWIGDVRIRPAATGTETYELNRNLVLTDGARADSVPNLEIETGEIVGAGHASATGRFDDEQLFYLCSRGIDAETARRLVVRGFFADVVQHIGVNELQDRLMASIDTRLGALPGLDEQPVEVA, encoded by the coding sequence ATGTCGGCAAGTCCTGAGAACACCAGCACGACCGACCTGACGACGGTCCCGGCCACCCTCGCCTCGGAGCTCTTCGCTCCGGGCGTGGGTGCGCAGGCCGGACCGCCGACCACCCCGGCCGAGGGCACCGGCAGCGCCGGCCAGGCGGCTCCGGGCGCGCACTCGCACGGCGGCCCTGCGCCGACCGGCTCGCCGGCGGAGCGGTTCACCTCCACCGACCCGGACGCCTTCGGCGTGCCCACCGGCCGCGAGGAGACCTGGCGCTTCACGCCGATGAAGCGGATCCGTCCGCTCCTGGACGGCGCTCCGTCCGACGCGCACCTGACCTGGATCACCGACCTGCCCGAGGGCGTCGAGCTGATCCACGCCGAGGCCGGCGACCCGCTGCTCAAGGGGCTGCCCGACCCGGTCGACCGGCTGGCCGCGCTCGCGCGGCAACGCAGCGGCGGCGCCGCGGTCGTCCGGGTGCCCGCGGAGGCGCAGCTGGACCGCCCGGTCACCCTCGGCCTGGCCGGCACCGGCTCCGACGAGGTCGTCTGGGGCCAGCTGGTCGTCGAGGTCGGCGCGTTCGCGAAGGCGACCGTCGTCCTGGATCACACCGGCCTGGCGCGCTACGCCGGTGGCGTCACCGTGCTCGCCGGCGACAGCGCGCACGTGACGCTGGTGTCGGTGCAGGACTGGGCACCCGGCGCGGTGCACGGGGCTCAGTACGACGCCGTCGTCGGCCGGGACGCCTCGTTCAAGCAGGTCGTGGTCACCCTCGGCGGTGACCTGGTCCGCCTGGTCAGCAACGTGCAGTACGCCGGCCCGGGCGGCTCCGCGGAGCTCTTCGGCGTCTACTTCGCCGACGAGACCCAGCACCAGGAGCACCGGCTCTGGGTCGACCACGCGGTGCCCAACTGCACCAGCAACGTGCTCTACAAGGGCGCGCTGCAGGGCGAGAGCGCCCGCACGGTCTGGATCGGCGACGTCCGCATCCGCCCCGCGGCCACCGGTACCGAGACCTACGAGCTCAACCGGAACCTCGTGCTCACCGACGGCGCCCGCGCCGACTCGGTGCCGAACCTGGAGATCGAGACCGGCGAGATCGTCGGCGCCGGCCACGCCAGCGCCACCGGCCGGTTCGACGACGAGCAGCTGTTCTACCTCTGCTCGCGCGGCATCGACGCCGAGACCGCCCGCCGGCTGGTCGTGCGCGGCTTCTTCGCCGATGTCGTCCAGCACATCGGCGTGAACGAGCTGCAGGACCGGCTGATGGCCTCCATCGACACCCGTCTGGGCGCGCTGCCGGGCCTGGACGAGCAGCCGGTCGAGGTGGCCTGA
- a CDS encoding ABC-F family ATP-binding cassette domain-containing protein, with protein MITTTGLELRAGARILLSEANLRVQPGDRIGLVGRNGAGKTTTLTTLAGERLPHTGKVEVSGEIGYLPQDPRSGDLDITASDRVLSGRGLDVIRNQMVKAQVAMAEPADDAERDKAVRRYGRLEDQFAALGGYAAESDAARICTNLGLPDRVLAQPLRTLSGGQRRRVELARILFSDAETLLLDEPTNHLDGDSITWLKGFLSSHKGGLIVISHDVELLDAVVNKVWHLDANRATVDIYNLGWKPYLAQRETDERRRKQERANTERKIDTLNAQADKMRAKATKAKAAKSMDKRAERLAAGLADVRVQDKVAKLRFPTPANCGRTPLTAEGLSKSYGSLEIFTDVDLAVDKGARVVVLGLNGAGKTTLLRMLAGTESPDTGEVKPGHGLRIGYYAQEHETIDMDRSLLENMRSAAPDSTDTELRRILGAFLFSGEAVDQRAGTLSGGERTRLAMATLVVSGANVLLLDEPTNNLDPASREQVLEALRTYAGAIVLVTHDEGAVRALNPDKVIMLPDGTEDAWSEDLADLVELA; from the coding sequence GTGATCACGACGACGGGCCTGGAGCTGCGCGCCGGCGCCCGCATCCTCCTCAGCGAGGCCAACCTGCGGGTGCAGCCGGGTGACCGCATCGGCCTGGTGGGGCGCAACGGTGCGGGCAAGACGACGACGCTGACCACCCTCGCCGGGGAGCGGCTGCCGCACACCGGCAAGGTCGAGGTCAGCGGCGAGATCGGTTACCTGCCGCAGGACCCGCGCAGCGGCGACCTCGACATCACCGCCAGCGACCGGGTCCTGTCCGGCCGCGGCCTCGACGTGATCCGCAACCAGATGGTCAAGGCCCAGGTGGCCATGGCCGAGCCGGCCGACGACGCCGAGCGCGACAAGGCCGTCCGTCGGTACGGGCGCCTGGAGGACCAGTTCGCCGCCCTCGGGGGGTACGCCGCGGAGAGCGACGCCGCCCGCATCTGCACCAACCTCGGCCTGCCCGACCGCGTCCTGGCGCAGCCGCTGCGGACCCTGTCCGGCGGGCAGCGGCGCCGGGTCGAGCTGGCCCGCATCCTGTTCTCCGACGCCGAGACGCTGCTGCTCGACGAGCCGACCAACCACCTCGACGGCGACTCGATCACCTGGCTCAAGGGCTTCCTCTCCAGCCACAAGGGTGGCCTGATCGTCATCAGCCACGACGTCGAGCTGCTCGACGCCGTCGTCAACAAGGTGTGGCACCTGGACGCCAACCGGGCGACCGTGGACATCTACAACCTCGGCTGGAAGCCCTACCTGGCCCAGCGGGAGACCGACGAGCGCCGCCGCAAGCAGGAGCGGGCCAACACCGAGCGGAAGATCGACACGCTCAACGCCCAGGCCGACAAGATGCGCGCCAAGGCCACCAAGGCGAAGGCCGCCAAGAGCATGGACAAACGGGCCGAACGGCTCGCCGCCGGGCTGGCCGACGTCCGGGTGCAGGACAAGGTCGCCAAGCTGCGGTTCCCGACGCCCGCGAACTGCGGCCGGACCCCGCTGACCGCCGAGGGCCTGTCGAAGAGCTACGGCTCGCTGGAGATCTTCACCGACGTCGACCTCGCGGTGGACAAGGGCGCCCGCGTCGTCGTCCTCGGGCTCAACGGCGCGGGCAAGACCACCCTCCTGCGGATGCTGGCCGGCACCGAGAGCCCGGACACCGGCGAGGTCAAGCCGGGGCACGGGCTGCGGATCGGTTACTACGCGCAGGAGCACGAGACGATCGACATGGACCGGTCGCTGCTGGAGAACATGCGCTCCGCGGCCCCGGACAGCACCGACACCGAGCTGCGGCGGATCCTCGGCGCGTTCCTGTTCTCCGGCGAGGCCGTCGACCAGCGGGCCGGCACGCTCTCCGGCGGTGAGCGCACCCGGCTGGCCATGGCCACCCTGGTCGTCTCCGGCGCCAACGTGCTGCTGCTCGACGAGCCGACGAACAACCTCGACCCGGCCAGCCGGGAGCAGGTGCTGGAGGCGCTGCGTACCTACGCCGGCGCCATCGTGCTGGTCACCCACGACGAGGGCGCGGTGCGGGCGTTGAACCCCGACAAGGTCATCATGCTGCCCGACGGCACCGAGGACGCCTGGAGCGAGGACCTCGCCGACCTGGTGGAACTGGCCTGA
- a CDS encoding ABC transporter ATP-binding protein, whose protein sequence is MDGPMTSMAAMRSFRRDPAVTARRLPKGTVRRILGIARPYKRELTTFLVLVVGSSVIGVITPLLAGNIVNRIAGLEGTAAGIVRIALLIAGLAVVDAAISLATRWYSARIGEGVIYDLRSQVFEHVQRMPVAFFTRTQTGALVSRLNNDVIGAQQAFTSTLSGVVSNVIGLVLTAGVMFTLSWQITLLSLLLVPVFVMPARRIGSRLQEITRESYSLNASMNATMTERFNVAGALLVKLFGRPTVEAESFRGRAARVRDIGVLSAMYGRTFFTALTLVAALATALVYGLGGWLAFTGTLSAGDVVALALLLSRLYGPLTALSNVRVDVMSAMVSFDRVFEVLDLPPMIREAPDAVPVPADDRSIEFDSVSFSYPAGADVSLPSLEEVSLPEHGGPVDVLHDVSFRVEPGQLVALVGHSGAGKSTIANLVPRLYDVTGGAVRVGGVDVRHATFGSLRDAIGVVSQDAHLFHDTIRANLRYARPEASDEQLWDALTGARIGDLVHSLPEGLDTVVGDRGYRLSGGEKQRLAIARVLLKAPGIVILDEATAHLDSESEAAVQHALDTALAGRTSLVIAHRLSTIRSADQILVVDGGRIVEQGTHEELLARDGRYADLYRTQFARNEHDAAAVG, encoded by the coding sequence GTGGACGGTCCCATGACCTCCATGGCGGCGATGCGGTCGTTCCGGCGCGATCCGGCGGTGACCGCACGTCGGCTGCCGAAAGGGACCGTCCGGCGGATCCTCGGCATAGCCCGGCCCTACAAGCGGGAGCTGACCACGTTCCTGGTCCTGGTCGTCGGGTCCTCGGTCATCGGGGTGATCACCCCGCTGCTGGCCGGGAACATCGTCAACCGGATCGCCGGGCTCGAGGGCACCGCGGCCGGCATCGTCCGGATCGCGCTGCTCATCGCAGGCCTCGCGGTCGTCGACGCCGCCATCTCGCTGGCCACCCGCTGGTACTCCGCCCGGATCGGCGAGGGCGTCATCTACGACCTGCGCAGCCAGGTGTTCGAGCACGTGCAGCGGATGCCGGTCGCGTTCTTCACCCGCACCCAGACCGGCGCGCTGGTCAGCCGGCTGAACAACGACGTCATCGGGGCCCAGCAGGCGTTCACGTCCACGCTCTCCGGCGTGGTCTCCAACGTCATCGGCCTGGTGCTCACCGCCGGCGTCATGTTCACGCTGTCCTGGCAGATCACGCTGCTGTCGCTGCTGCTCGTGCCGGTGTTCGTCATGCCCGCCCGGCGCATCGGCAGCCGGCTGCAGGAGATCACCCGGGAGTCCTACTCGCTCAACGCGTCGATGAACGCGACGATGACCGAACGCTTCAACGTCGCCGGCGCGTTGCTGGTCAAGCTGTTCGGCCGGCCCACCGTCGAGGCGGAGTCCTTCCGAGGCCGCGCCGCGCGGGTGCGGGACATCGGCGTGCTCTCGGCCATGTACGGCCGGACGTTCTTCACCGCGCTGACGCTGGTCGCCGCGCTGGCCACCGCGCTCGTCTACGGCCTGGGCGGCTGGCTGGCCTTCACCGGCACCCTCAGCGCCGGCGACGTCGTGGCGCTGGCCCTGCTGCTGTCCCGGTTGTACGGCCCGCTGACCGCGCTGTCGAACGTGCGGGTCGACGTGATGAGCGCGATGGTCAGCTTCGACCGCGTCTTCGAGGTGCTGGACCTGCCGCCGATGATCCGGGAGGCGCCCGACGCCGTCCCCGTGCCGGCCGACGACCGGTCGATCGAGTTCGACTCCGTCTCGTTCAGCTACCCGGCGGGTGCAGATGTCTCGCTGCCGTCGCTGGAGGAGGTGTCCCTGCCCGAGCACGGCGGGCCGGTGGACGTGCTGCACGACGTCAGCTTCCGGGTGGAGCCCGGGCAGCTCGTCGCGCTGGTCGGCCACTCCGGCGCGGGCAAGTCGACCATCGCCAACCTGGTACCGCGGCTGTACGACGTGACCGGGGGAGCCGTCCGGGTCGGGGGAGTGGACGTCCGGCATGCCACCTTCGGCTCCCTCCGCGACGCCATCGGCGTCGTCAGCCAGGACGCGCACCTCTTCCACGACACCATCCGCGCCAACCTCCGCTACGCCCGCCCGGAGGCCTCGGACGAGCAGTTGTGGGATGCGCTGACCGGCGCCCGCATCGGCGACCTCGTGCACTCGCTGCCCGAGGGGCTGGACACGGTGGTGGGCGACCGGGGCTACCGGCTCTCCGGCGGCGAGAAGCAGCGCCTGGCGATCGCCCGCGTGCTCCTCAAGGCGCCCGGCATCGTCATCCTCGACGAGGCGACCGCCCACCTGGACAGCGAGTCCGAGGCCGCGGTCCAGCACGCGCTCGACACCGCACTGGCCGGGCGCACCTCCCTGGTCATCGCCCACCGGCTCTCCACCATCCGCAGCGCGGACCAGATCCTGGTGGTCGACGGTGGTCGGATCGTCGAGCAGGGGACCCACGAGGAGCTGCTCGCCCGGGACGGCCGGTACGCCGATCTCTACCGGACCCAGTTCGCCCGCAACGAGCACGACGCCGCCGCTGTCGGGTGA
- a CDS encoding non-heme iron oxygenase ferredoxin subunit: MAFERVCALSDVPENGSLRVELADIDVAVVRFEGQVYALEDRCSHADVPLTDGDVETVDGAPTIECFLHGSCFDLRTGEPTNLPATEPVDVYPVRVEGEDVLVDTEASAVSDDVLPHAAGE; the protein is encoded by the coding sequence ATGGCGTTCGAGCGGGTCTGCGCGCTGTCCGACGTCCCGGAGAACGGCTCTCTGAGGGTCGAGCTCGCGGACATCGACGTCGCCGTCGTCCGGTTCGAGGGCCAGGTCTACGCCCTGGAGGACCGGTGCTCGCACGCCGACGTCCCCCTGACCGATGGCGACGTCGAGACCGTCGACGGCGCTCCCACCATCGAGTGCTTCCTGCACGGGTCGTGCTTCGACCTGCGCACCGGCGAACCCACCAACCTGCCGGCCACCGAGCCGGTCGACGTCTACCCGGTCCGCGTGGAGGGAGAGGACGTGCTCGTCGACACAGAAGCAAGCGCTGTGTCCGACGACGTCCTTCCCCACGCGGCCGGTGAATGA
- a CDS encoding metal-sulfur cluster assembly factor, which yields MSETTENATPATDGAPGDLPAYKSALLEDLEEAMRDVVDPELGVNVVDLGLVYGLDVDDSNVAIIDMTLTSAACPLTDVIEDQARQALTGGPGPGLVDDIRINWVWMPPWGPDKITDDGREQLRALGFRV from the coding sequence ATGAGCGAGACCACCGAGAACGCCACCCCGGCCACCGACGGCGCGCCCGGCGACCTGCCTGCCTACAAGTCCGCGCTGCTGGAGGACCTCGAAGAGGCCATGCGCGACGTCGTCGACCCCGAGCTGGGGGTCAACGTCGTCGACCTCGGCCTGGTCTACGGCCTCGACGTCGACGACAGCAACGTCGCGATCATCGACATGACGCTGACCTCGGCGGCCTGCCCGCTGACCGACGTCATCGAGGACCAGGCGCGCCAGGCCCTCACCGGTGGCCCCGGCCCCGGCCTGGTCGACGACATCCGGATCAACTGGGTCTGGATGCCGCCGTGGGGCCCGGACAAGATCACCGACGACGGTCGCGAGCAGCTGCGCGCCCTCGGCTTCCGCGTCTAG
- a CDS encoding enoyl-CoA hydratase/isomerase family protein translates to MIADLSSSPSGSGFVRTSRDGAVLTVTLDRPDQLNAQTPATWSALADVGASLDDDVRVVVVRGAGRAFSAGLDRSMFDTSSTTHGGLGELVRLPVEEAQERIRAYQAGFRWLRSSGVVSIAAVQGHAIGAGAQLALACDLRVFAEDAQLRLPEVTLGLVPDLTGTSTLVELVGYSRALELCLTGRAVSAAEARAIGLATAVVPGTELDDVVGDLTAALLAPPAGASRATAALVRSAVRNDFPTQDAAERAAQVERLHDLAGGR, encoded by the coding sequence GTGATCGCAGACCTCTCCAGCTCTCCGTCCGGGTCCGGCTTCGTGCGGACGAGCCGCGACGGCGCCGTCCTCACCGTCACGCTCGACCGCCCGGACCAGCTCAACGCCCAGACGCCGGCCACCTGGTCGGCCTTGGCCGACGTGGGCGCCTCGCTCGACGACGACGTCCGCGTCGTCGTCGTGCGTGGCGCGGGCCGGGCCTTCTCGGCCGGCCTGGACCGGAGCATGTTCGACACCTCCTCCACCACGCACGGCGGGCTCGGCGAGCTCGTCCGCCTGCCGGTGGAGGAGGCGCAGGAGCGCATCCGCGCCTACCAGGCAGGCTTCCGCTGGCTGCGCTCGTCGGGCGTCGTCTCGATCGCCGCGGTGCAGGGGCACGCCATCGGCGCGGGTGCGCAGCTGGCCCTCGCCTGCGACCTGCGGGTGTTCGCCGAGGACGCCCAGCTCCGGCTGCCGGAGGTCACCCTCGGCCTGGTCCCCGACCTGACCGGGACGAGCACACTGGTCGAGCTGGTGGGCTACTCGCGAGCGTTGGAGCTGTGCCTGACCGGCCGCGCCGTGAGCGCGGCGGAGGCCCGGGCGATCGGCCTGGCCACCGCGGTCGTGCCGGGGACGGAGCTGGACGACGTCGTCGGCGACCTCACCGCCGCCCTGCTGGCGCCGCCGGCCGGGGCCAGCAGGGCGACCGCGGCGTTGGTGCGATCGGCCGTGCGCAACGACTTCCCGACCCAGGACGCGGCGGAGCGGGCCGCCCAGGTGGAGCGCCTGCACGACCTCGCCGGCGGTCGCTGA
- a CDS encoding helix-turn-helix domain-containing protein, with product MADTSTADLGKGKRITGGDRSTLADELRKRYDEGESIRSLATSTNRSYGFVHRLLSESGASLRSRGGANRNSKKA from the coding sequence ATGGCCGACACGAGCACTGCGGACCTCGGCAAGGGCAAGCGGATCACCGGCGGAGACCGGTCCACGCTCGCCGACGAGCTGCGCAAGCGGTACGACGAGGGCGAGAGCATCCGGTCGCTGGCCACCTCCACGAACCGGTCCTACGGCTTCGTGCACCGGCTCCTGTCGGAGTCCGGGGCCTCGCTGCGCAGCCGCGGCGGGGCCAACCGGAATAGCAAGAAGGCGTGA
- a CDS encoding cysteine desulfurase produces MTQTVSRPGAGAPEVPLPLDVEAIRADFPILTRTVRDGKRLVYLDSGATSQKPRQVLDAERWFYENVNAAPHRGAHQLAEEATGAYEAARAKIGAFIGAPENEIVFTRNTTEAINLVAYALSNAVTAKEPEFRTYAVGQGNEIVVTEMEHHADLIPWQQLCERTGATLRWLGLTDDGRLDLSNLSDVVNERTKLVAVTQQSNILGTINPLEEIVARAHEVGALVLVDGAQSVPHQPVDVTTLGADFLVFSGHKMLGPTGVGVLWGRYEVLDKLPPFLTGGSMIEVVRMEGSTFMPPPQRFEAGVPMTAQVIGLGAAVDYLQALGMDTVEEHEKVLTGYALAKLAEIPGVTVIGPADTVARGGAISFTVEGIHPHDVGQVLDDLGIAVRVGHHCAWPVVRRYGVPATARATFYVHTGYDDIDALADGIREAQRFFGVVPGEVS; encoded by the coding sequence ATGACCCAGACCGTCTCGCGTCCCGGTGCCGGGGCGCCGGAGGTGCCCCTGCCGCTGGACGTCGAGGCGATCCGGGCGGACTTCCCGATCCTGACGCGCACCGTGCGCGACGGGAAGCGGCTGGTCTACCTCGACTCCGGAGCCACCTCGCAGAAACCGCGCCAGGTGCTCGACGCCGAGCGCTGGTTCTACGAGAACGTCAACGCCGCGCCGCACCGGGGAGCGCACCAGCTCGCCGAGGAGGCGACCGGTGCCTACGAGGCCGCCCGGGCGAAGATCGGCGCGTTCATCGGTGCACCCGAGAACGAGATCGTCTTCACCCGCAACACCACCGAGGCGATCAACCTCGTCGCGTACGCGCTGTCCAACGCGGTCACGGCCAAGGAGCCGGAGTTCCGCACCTACGCGGTCGGCCAGGGGAACGAGATCGTGGTCACCGAGATGGAGCACCACGCCGACCTCATCCCGTGGCAGCAGCTGTGCGAGCGCACCGGGGCGACCCTGCGCTGGCTCGGCCTCACCGACGACGGCCGGCTGGACCTCTCGAACCTGTCGGACGTGGTCAACGAGCGGACCAAGCTGGTCGCGGTCACCCAGCAGTCGAACATCCTCGGCACGATCAACCCGCTCGAGGAGATCGTCGCCCGGGCCCACGAGGTCGGTGCCCTGGTGCTGGTCGACGGCGCGCAGTCGGTGCCGCACCAGCCGGTCGACGTCACCACGCTGGGTGCGGACTTCCTGGTGTTCTCCGGCCACAAGATGCTGGGGCCCACGGGCGTCGGTGTCCTCTGGGGCCGCTACGAGGTGCTGGACAAGCTCCCGCCCTTCCTCACCGGCGGCTCGATGATCGAGGTCGTGCGCATGGAGGGCAGCACCTTCATGCCGCCGCCGCAGCGCTTCGAGGCCGGCGTTCCCATGACCGCCCAGGTGATCGGGCTCGGCGCCGCCGTCGACTACCTGCAGGCCCTCGGCATGGACACGGTCGAGGAGCACGAGAAGGTGCTCACCGGCTACGCGCTGGCGAAGCTGGCCGAGATCCCCGGCGTCACCGTGATCGGCCCGGCCGACACCGTCGCCCGCGGGGGAGCCATCTCGTTCACCGTCGAGGGCATCCACCCGCACGACGTCGGCCAGGTGCTCGACGACCTCGGCATCGCCGTCCGGGTGGGGCACCACTGCGCCTGGCCAGTCGTCCGGCGCTACGGCGTGCCGGCGACCGCGCGCGCGACGTTCTACGTGCACACCGGCTACGACGACATCGACGCGCTCGCCGACGGAATCCGGGAAGCCCAGCGGTTCTTCGGTGTTGTACCCGGCGAGGTGAGCTAG
- the sufU gene encoding Fe-S cluster assembly sulfur transfer protein SufU gives MQLESMYQDIILDHYKNPHGRGLRDPFDAEVHHVNPTCGDEVTLRVKLDGDTVADVSYEGMGCSISQASVSAMYDLVVGKRVTEALATGEHFMTLMQAKGDPSVAEKLEDELEDAVAFAGVSRYPARIKCALMSWMALKDASARAVSAAQPTAAAPAAHPATPTGGQTA, from the coding sequence TTGCAGCTGGAGTCGATGTACCAGGACATCATCCTGGACCACTACAAGAACCCGCACGGACGCGGTCTGCGCGACCCGTTCGACGCCGAGGTCCACCACGTCAACCCGACGTGCGGGGACGAGGTCACCCTGCGGGTCAAGCTCGACGGCGACACGGTCGCCGACGTGTCGTACGAGGGCATGGGCTGCTCGATCAGCCAGGCCTCGGTGTCGGCGATGTACGACCTGGTGGTCGGCAAGCGCGTGACCGAGGCCCTGGCGACCGGGGAGCACTTCATGACCCTCATGCAGGCCAAGGGCGACCCGTCGGTCGCCGAGAAGCTCGAGGACGAGCTGGAGGACGCCGTCGCGTTCGCCGGTGTGTCCAGGTACCCAGCGCGCATCAAATGCGCGTTGATGAGCTGGATGGCGTTGAAGGACGCGTCCGCCCGAGCGGTGTCGGCCGCCCAGCCCACCGCCGCTGCGCCTGCCGCCCACCCCGCCACCCCGACCGGAGGTCAGACAGCATGA
- the sufC gene encoding Fe-S cluster assembly ATPase SufC: MSVLEIRDLHVSVGGDSPTHPDAKEILRGVDLTVRSGETHAIMGPNGSGKSTLAYSIAGHPKYTITGGTVTLDGENVLEMSVDERARAGLFLAMQYPVEVPGVSVSNFLRTAATAVKGEAPKLRTWVKDVKTEMAGLEMDSAFAERNVNEGFSGGEKKRHEILQMRLLKPAIAILDETDSGLDVDALRVVSEGVNRSREDSDVGVLLITHYTRILKYIKPDFVHVFVAGKVVDEGGPELAAKLEDEGYASYVKASAEVAQS, encoded by the coding sequence GTGTCCGTTCTGGAGATCCGCGACCTGCACGTCAGCGTGGGCGGTGACTCGCCCACCCACCCGGACGCCAAGGAGATCCTCCGCGGCGTCGACCTGACCGTCCGCTCGGGCGAGACGCACGCCATCATGGGCCCCAACGGGTCGGGCAAGTCGACCCTGGCCTACTCGATCGCCGGCCACCCCAAGTACACGATCACCGGGGGCACCGTCACGCTCGACGGCGAGAACGTGCTCGAGATGAGCGTCGACGAGCGCGCCCGCGCCGGCCTGTTCCTCGCCATGCAGTACCCGGTCGAGGTCCCCGGCGTCTCGGTGTCGAACTTCCTCCGCACCGCCGCCACCGCCGTCAAGGGCGAGGCGCCCAAGCTGCGCACCTGGGTCAAGGACGTCAAGACCGAGATGGCGGGCCTGGAGATGGACTCGGCGTTCGCCGAGCGCAACGTCAACGAGGGCTTCTCCGGCGGTGAGAAGAAGCGCCATGAGATCCTGCAGATGCGGCTGCTCAAGCCGGCCATCGCGATCCTCGACGAGACCGACTCCGGCCTCGACGTCGACGCCCTGCGCGTGGTGTCCGAGGGCGTGAACCGCAGCCGCGAGGACAGCGACGTCGGCGTCCTGCTGATCACGCACTACACGCGGATCCTGAAGTACATCAAGCCCGACTTCGTGCACGTGTTCGTCGCCGGCAAGGTCGTCGACGAGGGCGGCCCGGAGCTGGCGGCCAAGCTCGAGGACGAGGGCTACGCGTCCTACGTCAAGGCGTCCGCGGAGGTTGCCCAGTCATGA